The following are encoded in a window of Chloroflexota bacterium genomic DNA:
- the eno gene encoding phosphopyruvate hydratase, which produces MTATISDVRAREVLDSRGNPTVEVDVRLSDGAFGRAAVPSGASTGQYEAVELRDGDASRFGGAGVRTAVENVDRRLALAVTGLPAHDQDTVDHRLLDADGTPDKSEMGANAILGVSLAVAHAAAASSGVPLYRHLGEGVTLPVPMLNILNGGKHAQDSTDIQEFMVAPAGIDRFSDALRAGAEVYQALKRLLRNGGHGANVGDEGGFAPSSLTNRQALEVVHEAISAAGYRPGIDIFLALDPAASEFYHDGKYVLAREGASLSSEEMVAFWEGLCADFPIISIEDGMAEDDWEGWVALTAKIGGCVQIVGDDLFTTNTQRIQRGIDTAAANSVLIKLNQIGTLTETLAAVRMSASAGWTNVISHRSGETEDTTIADLAVALDAGQIKTGAPARSERVAKYNRLLRIEEELGADARYGGVGAFKTLSRA; this is translated from the coding sequence ATGACAGCGACGATTAGCGACGTCCGCGCACGAGAAGTCCTCGACTCCCGGGGCAACCCCACGGTCGAGGTCGACGTTCGCCTCTCCGACGGCGCATTCGGCCGCGCCGCCGTCCCCTCGGGCGCCAGCACCGGCCAGTACGAGGCCGTCGAGCTCCGCGACGGCGACGCCTCCCGGTTCGGCGGCGCGGGCGTTCGCACCGCCGTCGAGAACGTAGACCGCCGCCTCGCCCTCGCCGTGACGGGCCTTCCCGCCCACGACCAGGACACCGTAGACCACCGGCTGCTCGACGCTGACGGGACCCCCGACAAGTCGGAGATGGGAGCCAACGCAATCCTCGGCGTCTCCCTCGCCGTAGCCCACGCCGCCGCAGCCTCGAGCGGCGTCCCCCTCTACCGCCACCTCGGCGAAGGGGTGACCCTGCCCGTGCCGATGCTCAACATCCTCAACGGCGGCAAGCACGCCCAGGACTCCACAGACATCCAGGAGTTCATGGTCGCCCCCGCCGGCATTGACCGCTTCTCCGACGCCCTCCGCGCCGGCGCCGAGGTCTACCAGGCGCTCAAGCGCCTCCTCCGCAACGGCGGCCACGGCGCCAACGTCGGCGACGAGGGCGGCTTCGCTCCGTCGTCGCTCACCAATCGCCAGGCGCTCGAGGTGGTCCACGAAGCTATCTCCGCGGCCGGCTACCGCCCCGGCATCGACATCTTCCTCGCCCTGGACCCCGCGGCGTCCGAGTTCTACCACGACGGCAAGTACGTGCTGGCGCGCGAGGGCGCGTCTCTTAGCTCGGAGGAGATGGTTGCCTTCTGGGAGGGCCTCTGCGCCGACTTTCCCATCATCAGTATCGAGGACGGCATGGCCGAGGATGACTGGGAGGGCTGGGTCGCCCTGACCGCGAAGATCGGCGGTTGCGTGCAGATCGTCGGCGATGACCTGTTCACCACCAACACCCAGCGCATCCAGCGCGGCATCGATACCGCAGCGGCCAACTCCGTTCTCATCAAGCTCAACCAGATCGGCACTCTGACGGAGACGCTGGCCGCGGTGCGAATGTCCGCGAGTGCCGGCTGGACCAACGTCATCAGCCACCGCTCGGGCGAAACCGAAGACACCACCATCGCGGACTTGGCGGTCGCGCTGGACGCCGGGCAGATCAAGACGGGCGCGCCGGCGCGTTCAGAGCGCGTGGCCAAGTACAACCGCCTGCTGCGCATCGAGGAGGAGTTGGGCGCGGACGCTCGCTACGGCGGCGTCGGCGCATTCAAGACGCTTTCACGGGCATAG
- a CDS encoding aspartate carbamoyltransferase catalytic subunit produces the protein MTSIRPARREQTAVAPVATQIAESAPPAVWRQRHLLDLDAVSPEEITTVLRSAKAMKAMLRREVKKAPTLRGRTIMTLFSEPSTRTRVSFETAGKLLSADVINLSSNGSSTEKGESLVDTALTLQAASADVLVMRHSHSGAPYLAAKSLDRTAVINAGDGAHAHPTQALLDMFTIQERLGGLEGKRVVIVGDISHSRVARSDLWGLCKMGATPVLCGPPTLMPWDLLNRRHVDDGHPFAEVEVETDIERALDGADVVMPLRLQKERMAAGLLPSVREYARLWQVNQERLSRHCPQAVVMHPGPMNEGVEISPEVAHGAASAIEEQVTNGLAVRMALLLILAAPHGGDHD, from the coding sequence ATGACGAGCATCAGACCTGCGCGACGAGAGCAGACGGCGGTTGCGCCCGTCGCGACGCAGATTGCCGAGTCGGCGCCGCCGGCCGTGTGGCGGCAGCGCCACCTGCTAGACCTGGACGCGGTCTCGCCGGAGGAGATCACGACTGTGCTCCGGTCAGCCAAGGCGATGAAGGCGATGCTGAGGCGTGAGGTCAAGAAGGCGCCGACGCTGCGGGGCCGGACCATCATGACGCTGTTCAGCGAGCCGAGCACCCGCACGCGGGTGTCATTCGAGACGGCGGGGAAGCTGCTCTCGGCCGACGTCATCAACCTCTCATCCAACGGCAGCAGCACGGAGAAGGGCGAATCGCTCGTGGACACGGCGCTCACCCTGCAGGCCGCATCGGCGGACGTGCTGGTGATGCGGCACAGCCACTCGGGCGCGCCGTACCTGGCGGCCAAGTCGCTCGACCGCACGGCGGTCATCAACGCGGGCGACGGCGCGCACGCTCACCCGACCCAGGCACTCCTCGATATGTTCACAATCCAGGAAAGGCTCGGAGGGCTGGAAGGGAAGCGGGTTGTCATCGTGGGCGACATCTCCCACAGCCGCGTCGCGCGGTCCGACCTTTGGGGGCTCTGCAAGATGGGGGCGACGCCAGTGTTGTGCGGCCCACCGACCCTCATGCCATGGGACTTGCTCAATCGACGACACGTTGATGACGGGCACCCCTTCGCCGAGGTAGAGGTGGAGACGGACATTGAACGGGCGCTCGACGGGGCCGACGTGGTGATGCCGCTGCGACTCCAGAAGGAGCGGATGGCCGCAGGGCTGCTGCCGAGCGTCCGCGAGTACGCCCGCTTGTGGCAGGTGAACCAGGAACGGCTATCCCGGCACTGCCCACAGGCGGTGGTCATGCACCCCGGGCCGATGAACGAGGGCGTGGAAATCAGCCCGGAGGTGGCCCACGGCGCCGCGTCCGCCATCGAGGAGCAGGTTACGAACGGGCTCGCCGTACGGATGGCGCTGCTGCTCATCCTTGCCGCGCCGCACGGAGGGGACCATGACTGA
- the carA gene encoding glutamine-hydrolyzing carbamoyl-phosphate synthase small subunit: protein MTTPAFVVLEDGTVYRGESFGAPVTVYGEVVFTTAMTGYQEMLTDPSFAGQIVVPTYPLQGNYGINEGDVESRRIQAAAFIVRGPSSTPSHALSDRTLHDYLHSQDIPGVSGIDTRALTRRLRVSGVMMGAVAVDVSPEEALAHLRQGPRYEAIDLVQQVSTNALFAWEGGSRTFEGQEHGDRKRIVVTDYGVKYNIMRILERNGCEVIGAPPGATAEEILGLRPDGVLLSPGPGDPVHLDYGVETARALIGRTPIMGICLGHQVVARALGGRTYKLKFGHRGANHPVKELHTDAVHITAQNHGFAVDADGLPSELEITHVSLNDGTVEGLRHRSAPVITIQYHSEASPGPRDNEYLFDAFLRMVWDGRT from the coding sequence ATGACCACACCCGCATTCGTGGTGCTGGAGGACGGCACCGTCTACCGCGGCGAGTCGTTCGGCGCGCCGGTGACGGTCTACGGCGAAGTTGTATTCACGACCGCCATGACCGGCTACCAGGAGATGCTCACGGACCCGTCGTTCGCGGGGCAGATCGTCGTGCCGACGTACCCGTTGCAGGGGAACTACGGCATCAATGAAGGCGACGTGGAGTCGAGGCGCATACAGGCGGCGGCGTTCATCGTGCGCGGGCCCTCGTCGACGCCTAGCCACGCGCTCAGCGACCGCACGCTGCACGACTACCTGCACTCGCAAGACATTCCCGGCGTGAGCGGCATCGACACGCGGGCGCTGACGCGGCGGTTGCGGGTGAGCGGCGTGATGATGGGGGCGGTCGCCGTCGACGTTTCGCCGGAAGAAGCGCTGGCGCACCTGCGGCAGGGGCCGCGCTACGAGGCCATCGACCTGGTGCAGCAGGTGTCCACGAATGCGCTATTCGCGTGGGAGGGCGGCAGCCGTACCTTCGAGGGGCAGGAACACGGCGACCGCAAGCGCATAGTGGTGACGGACTACGGCGTGAAGTACAACATCATGCGCATCCTCGAGCGGAACGGGTGCGAGGTCATCGGAGCGCCGCCGGGCGCGACGGCGGAGGAGATCCTGGGGTTGCGGCCGGACGGGGTGCTGCTGTCGCCGGGGCCGGGCGACCCGGTGCACCTCGATTATGGCGTCGAGACGGCGCGGGCGCTCATCGGCAGGACGCCGATCATGGGGATCTGCCTTGGTCATCAGGTGGTCGCGCGGGCGCTCGGCGGCAGGACGTACAAGCTGAAGTTTGGACACCGAGGGGCGAACCACCCGGTGAAGGAGCTCCACACGGACGCCGTCCACATCACGGCGCAGAACCACGGCTTCGCCGTCGACGCCGACGGGCTGCCGTCGGAGCTCGAAATCACGCACGTGAGCTTGAACGACGGGACGGTGGAGGGGCTGCGGCACCGTTCGGCGCCCGTCATCACCATCCAATACCACTCGGAGGCGTCGCCGGGGCCGCGCGATAACGAGTACCTGTTCGACGCCTTCCTGCGCATGGTGTGGGACGGGCGCACCTAG
- the pyrR gene encoding bifunctional pyr operon transcriptional regulator/uracil phosphoribosyltransferase PyrR, whose amino-acid sequence MPESGEKSILTAEQMRRALNRIAHEILERNGGARDLVLVGVRTRGVPLAQRLGELVSAIEGEPTPVGSLDVTLYRDDVHLRGLLPLEATDLPVSVTDRRVVLVDDVLFTGRTVRAAMDAVMDIGRPNKVQLAALIDRGHRDLPIRADYVGKNIPSSLSEDIRVRLVETDGVDEVVILRREGAPLQAPGR is encoded by the coding sequence GTGCCCGAATCCGGGGAAAAGTCCATCCTGACCGCTGAGCAGATGCGCCGCGCGCTGAACCGCATTGCGCACGAGATACTCGAGCGCAACGGCGGCGCACGGGACTTGGTGCTGGTGGGCGTCCGCACACGCGGGGTGCCGCTGGCGCAGCGGCTCGGCGAGCTGGTGTCGGCCATCGAAGGGGAGCCTACGCCCGTCGGGTCGCTGGACGTGACGCTGTACCGCGACGACGTCCACCTGCGGGGGCTGCTGCCGCTCGAAGCGACGGACCTGCCGGTCTCGGTCACGGACCGGCGTGTGGTGCTCGTCGACGACGTGCTCTTCACGGGGCGGACGGTGCGGGCGGCGATGGACGCCGTGATGGACATTGGGCGGCCCAACAAGGTGCAACTGGCCGCGCTCATCGACCGGGGGCACCGGGACCTGCCGATACGGGCTGACTACGTGGGCAAGAACATCCCGAGCTCGCTTTCGGAGGACATTCGCGTGCGGCTGGTCGAGACGGACGGCGTGGATGAGGTGGTCATCCTTCGGCGTGAAGGGGCGCCCTTGCAGGCGCCTGGGAGGTAG
- a CDS encoding dihydroorotase encodes MTDAILVTGGRIIDPAQGLDTVGDVLIADGVVVSAGPVVGGPVDCPVVDATGLVVTPGFIDLHVHLREPGQEDKETIATGALAAVRGGVTTVCAMPNTEPAMDNAAVIRHVMEAAEQAGLARVLPIGCVSRGRAGKELADMGEMAEAGAIGFSDDGAPVADPTLMRNALTYSTITGLPVINHCEEPSLAKDGVLHEGWVASRLGLPGQPAAAEETMVARDIELAGLTGGKLHIAHSSTEGTIAMLRQAKAAGKANVTSEVTPHHLLLTEEWALGGIEGGVGELTAPDPYGPLTRTAYDTRAKVNPPLRTEDDTLALVEGLRDGIIDAIATDHAPHTATDKSCTMQEAAFGISGLETAFGLCYSLVDRGDLDLPTLIARMTTGPARVLGADTAEAAEASGLPLLGTLQPGAAGDVTLLDPDAEWAVDTSGFASKGRNTPLEGITLQGRVIKTIVGGRLVHDALAGDTGEADGK; translated from the coding sequence ATGACTGACGCGATACTGGTCACCGGAGGCAGGATCATCGACCCCGCGCAGGGCCTCGATACCGTGGGCGACGTGCTAATCGCCGACGGTGTGGTCGTGTCGGCGGGTCCCGTCGTCGGCGGGCCGGTGGACTGCCCCGTTGTCGACGCGACAGGGCTGGTGGTGACGCCGGGGTTCATCGACCTGCACGTGCACCTGCGGGAGCCGGGGCAGGAGGACAAGGAGACGATCGCGACGGGTGCGCTCGCCGCCGTTCGGGGCGGGGTCACGACCGTCTGCGCCATGCCGAACACCGAGCCGGCCATGGACAACGCGGCGGTCATCCGGCACGTGATGGAGGCCGCCGAGCAGGCGGGGCTTGCCCGCGTGCTGCCGATCGGGTGCGTATCGAGAGGCCGGGCCGGCAAGGAGCTGGCCGACATGGGCGAGATGGCGGAGGCCGGGGCGATCGGGTTCAGCGACGACGGGGCGCCGGTGGCGGACCCGACGCTCATGCGGAACGCGCTCACCTACAGCACGATCACCGGGCTGCCCGTCATCAACCACTGCGAGGAACCCTCGCTGGCCAAGGACGGGGTCCTGCACGAGGGATGGGTTGCCAGCCGTTTGGGCCTGCCGGGGCAACCGGCCGCAGCCGAGGAGACGATGGTGGCGCGGGACATCGAGCTTGCGGGGCTTACGGGCGGGAAGCTGCACATCGCGCACAGCAGCACCGAGGGCACGATCGCAATGCTGCGGCAGGCCAAGGCCGCGGGCAAGGCAAACGTCACTTCGGAGGTGACGCCACACCACCTGCTTCTGACTGAGGAGTGGGCGCTGGGCGGGATCGAGGGGGGAGTCGGCGAGCTCACCGCGCCTGATCCGTACGGGCCGCTAACGCGGACAGCGTACGACACGCGCGCGAAGGTCAACCCGCCACTCCGCACCGAGGACGACACGCTCGCGCTGGTGGAGGGACTCAGGGACGGCATTATCGACGCCATCGCAACCGACCACGCACCACACACAGCGACGGACAAGTCCTGCACCATGCAGGAGGCGGCCTTTGGCATCTCGGGGCTCGAGACGGCCTTCGGGCTGTGCTACTCGCTGGTGGACCGGGGCGACCTGGACCTGCCGACACTCATTGCGCGGATGACGACGGGCCCTGCACGAGTGCTCGGGGCGGACACGGCAGAGGCGGCCGAGGCATCGGGGCTGCCGTTGCTCGGCACGCTGCAGCCGGGGGCCGCCGGTGACGTCACATTGCTGGACCCGGATGCCGAGTGGGCGGTCGACACGTCGGGGTTTGCGTCGAAGGGACGGAACACGCCGCTGGAGGGCATCACCCTTCAGGGCCGGGTGATCAAGACAATCGTCGGCGGACGCCTCGTACACGACGCGCTGGCCGGCGACACGGGAGAAGCCGATGGCAAGTAG
- a CDS encoding TIGR00725 family protein: MTMNQRPMLITVIGGSAAAPPALEDAYQVGLELARRGAVVICGGLTGVMEAVCKGAKDGGGTTIGILPGHIPDDANSYVDYPIATGMGYMRNAIVAKAGRAVIAIDGAYGTLSEIGHALGEGATVIGLNTWHMSVDGVEDTAIIRADSPVDAVDKAIAVATTKQAAV, translated from the coding sequence ATGACTATGAACCAACGCCCCATGCTCATCACGGTCATCGGCGGCAGCGCCGCCGCACCCCCTGCATTGGAAGACGCCTATCAGGTCGGGTTGGAGCTTGCCCGCCGTGGCGCCGTCGTCATTTGCGGCGGGCTGACCGGCGTCATGGAGGCCGTCTGCAAGGGCGCCAAGGACGGCGGCGGCACCACCATCGGCATTCTCCCTGGCCACATCCCCGACGATGCCAACTCCTACGTCGACTACCCCATCGCCACCGGCATGGGCTACATGCGCAACGCCATCGTCGCCAAGGCCGGCCGCGCCGTCATCGCCATCGACGGCGCTTACGGCACGCTCTCCGAGATCGGCCACGCCCTCGGCGAGGGCGCGACGGTCATCGGCCTCAACACTTGGCACATGAGCGTCGACGGCGTCGAGGACACCGCCATCATTCGTGCCGATTCCCCCGTCGACGCCGTCGACAAGGCGATAGCCGTCGCGACGACGAAGCAGGCGGCAGTATGA